A stretch of Cryptococcus neoformans var. neoformans JEC21 chromosome 10 sequence DNA encodes these proteins:
- a CDS encoding expressed protein — protein sequence MSSLSNISDNVPTQIPITEQTSLSGTDTSLNNVPCITLERPQKGLDGQKSDDNEARAESKGAQGGESLGNALSTDYSQHKPGVHHDSTGRVKAQDANTAPKHDTHLAKENSFPTLHPAPFNPSPFQHHTNPFVFVPPLPYLGALGQIALPPSGSYPQRPLTAGGSSELMWNHQFNNGHPYQDQGHSHFEGPDSLKRPYSAPSEGNLKRANKKMRGVDEASGGYSSGADRVHGYLAREFDPSILKEHPENGAEHITKSNYFHPALGKAKGTQTSARNNIQDPSDIAVPAVAKIPANDGISTATTCRPNRHSFNTWFQYMPSGHILANKHTTPHGPNDSGSIAKAVIAGRSFDIRHPPVLRSTANSHIAMPTSDDSYTANSSDYAGMSLVTPSIRNLIYQPDPSMHLNKDTGSGSPSQAYGYPPLYTQHLPPWLNTPGSTQQFAFGSRLGTSPTPGQDVLDNELFNAKERPQTVPASSNLMPFGSSSSTNLPSAFDRRMSFPFISQPPISPYLDADAQQLPLLLRSLDTSVATTTTISATAPASVLEDNDDGHPLSSRTIHPTSWITDDLYQFTSQGQKKTDLTRNPEKKTKAETSTFCSCPVMHAPKAGEIGGGKYHMCSTRVSAKRAKVQGHTMCSYCIGRDGHVEEYVSDRMTAGNPDKLCLLYIMYREAKDKNSSKPGDNNRWQKFWELHRGELVNEAQAEALLKKYKDNPVKHGEGTDTSGSSAEPEFPPDRSTVSSLHPSSASTARTTTTTTTLSSVMPFKSTHYIVDENNKLGQQTLVGDNYIGGLVEEYNVDVDEPARVEKTLGGHSLLKGDMEEYEGLSREGRFSLTPDSLYSPGGDDTSSDEGWGADDSLFEPRYGGSLLICEQL from the exons ATGTCCTCTCTCTCAAACATCTCAGACAATGTCCCCACCCAAATCCCGATCACCGAACAAACCTCTCTTTCCGGTACTGATACGAGTCTGAACAATGTACCTTGTATCACGCTTGAACGACCACAAAAAGGCCTAGATGGTCAAAAGTCGGATGATAATGAGGCGAGAGCTGAAAGCAAAGGTGCTCAGGGTGGCGAG tcttTGGGAAATGCCCTATCGACTGATTATTCCCAACACAAGCCAGGTGTTCATCATGATTCAACAGGTCGAGTAAAGGCGCAGGACGCCAACACTGCTCCCAAGCATGATACGCACCTCGCCAAAGAAAACTCTTTCCC AACTCTTCATCCAGCGCCTTTTAACCCCAGTCCTTTTCAGCACCATACAAATCCTTTTGTCTTTGTCCCCCCTCTCCCATATCTTGGAGCCCTAGGCCAAATTGCTTTACCACCTTCTGGCTCATATCCACAAAGGCCGCTGACCGCTGGCGGATCCAGTGAGTTGATGTGGAACCATCAGTTTAACAATGGTCATCCATACCAGGATCAAGGCCACAGTCATTTTGAGGGGCCGGACAGCTTGAAGAGGCCTTACAGTGCCCCATCGGAGGGTAATTTGAAGAGGGCgaacaagaagatgaggggaGTTGATGAGGCAAGCGGTGGATATTCTTCGGGAGCCGATCGGGTGCATGGTTATTTGGCTCGAGAGTTTGACCCAAGCATCTTGAAGGAGCACCCAGAGAACGGTGCTGAGCACATTACAAAGTCAAACTACTTTCATCCGGCCCTTGgaaaagcaaaaggaaCACAAACTTCTGCTCGTAACAACATTCAGGATCCCTCGGATATAGCCGTACCTGCTGTCGCCAAAATCCCAGCAAACGATGGCATCTCTACTGCTACTACTTGTCGCCCAAACCGACACAGCTTTAATACTTGGTTTCAATACATGCCTTCAGGACATATACTAGCCAACAAGCATACCACTCCCCATGGCCCGAACGACTCTGGAAGCATCGCAAAGGCCGTCATCGCTGGACGTTCGTTTGATATCCGGCATCCACCTGTCCTTCGGTCGACGGCCAACAGCCATATCGCCATGCCAACTTCCGATGACAGCTATACGGCCAACAGTTCCGACTATGCGGGTATGTCGCTTGTGACTCCATCAATCCGCAACTTGATTTATCAGCCCGATCCCTCTATGCACCTGAACAAGGATACTGGCAGCGGCTCTCCTTCGCAGGCTTATGGATACCCTCCTCTGTACACCCAGCACCTACCACCTTGGCTAAACACCCCTGGATCGACTCAGCAATTTGCCTTTGGATCCCGCCTTGGAACGTCGCCTACACCTGGTCAGGACGTATTGGATAATGAACTTTTCAACGCCAAGGAGAGACCGCAAACTGTCCCGGCCTCGAGTAATCTTATGCCCTTTGGTTCCTCATCAAGTACAAACTTGCCTTCAGCATTCGATAGACGCATGTCTTTTCCCTTTATCTCTCAGCCACCAATCAGCCCCTACTTGGACGCCGATGCCCAACAACTCCCTCTATTGCTCCGCTCACTGGATACCAGCGTGGCCACGACGACGACTATCTCGGCAACGGCCCCCGCCTCTGTTTTGGAAGACAATGACGATGGgcatcctctctcttcgaGAACTATCCATCCCACTTCATGGATTACGGACGACCTGTATCAGTTTACGAGCCAAGgccagaagaagactgaCCTGACAAGAAATcccgagaagaagaccaagGCAGAGACGTCCACTTTTTGTTCGTGCCCTGTGATGCATGCTCCCAAAGCGGGAGAGATTGGAGGTGGGAAATATCATATGTGTTCAACCAGAGTAAGCGCCAAAAGGGCAAAAGTACAGGGGCATACCATGTGCTCATACTGT ATTGGCCGTGACGGGCATGTTGAGGAATACGTTTCTGATCGTATGACCGCTGGCAATCCCGACAAGCTCTGCCTGCTGTACATCATGTATAGGGAAGCCAAGGACAAGAACAGCTCAAAACCTGGAGACAATAATCGCTGGCAAAAGTTTTGGGAGCTTCATCGCGGTGAATTGGTTAACGAAGCACAAGCAGAAGCTCTTTTGAAAAAGTACAAGGATAACCCTGTAAAGCATGGCGAAGGTACCGATACCTCTGGCAGCTCTGCAGAACCCGAGTTTCCTCCCGACCGCTCTACCGTTTCCTCCCTTCATCCATCGTCTGCGTCCACAGCTcgcaccaccaccaccacaacAACCCTATCGAGCGTCATGCCTTTCAAGAGTACACACTATATCGTCGACGAAAACAACAAGCTCGGTCAGCAAACATTAGTGGGCGATAACTATATTGGCGGCTTGGTGGAAGAATACAACGTCGATGTGGATGAACCGGCGAGAGTCGAAAAGACCCTTGGCGGGCATAGTCTCCTGAAAGGAGATATGGAAGAATATGAAGGTTTGAGTCGCGAGGGCAGGTTTAGTCTGACTCCTGACTCTCTCTATTCGCCAGGAGGGGATGACACCTCGTCtgatgaaggatggggTGCGGATGATAGTCTTTTTGAACCTAGGTATGGGGGATCGCTTCTCATTTGTGAGCAACTTTGA
- a CDS encoding histone deacetylase, putative translates to MSQPDLSQYSLSEEVPLPPAQEIRPGDTYQIDSEEYDSDQERDNLSDGEYDKLVEEAENGYTDEEMDQYTRQLKENGIVNFLRSYLTLTEDGEMRSLRKLLLGFGLVPPLSLRSPEIPDIQLLPFAKVALSRILRRRERLRDISSLDDAVSLLAKSKKIIVLSGAGISTSCGIPDFRSSTGLYAQLQEEGKYELDDPQQMFDIRYFREKPEVFYSFAKQIYPSNFVPSPCHRWIKMLEDRGVLLRNYTQNIDTLESLAGVERVLQCHGSFKTASCLRCKQRVPGRTIEPYIMSQQIPYCGTCREICAAEREARRAYREKLKKLKARTKGKGKADEWDDGDDDDDDESADEWGGGEPGIIKPDITFFGQALDSEFDECLFKDREEVDLLVVIGTSLKVAPVSEVLTHIPHSVPQIFINLTPVYHVQPDVSLLGDADSIVTYLSSRLGWPIPPPTVLPTPPSAVGEGKSEDTAPAGQKDEIKVERATHVVIPPEEAQWLTVDEERHFHLLRRKGDPAIQAETTVVPPVVPSSPKPEHSPQPRPQYTDDSAKQPSSPPPVPMHVGEAEEGYVSDEEDEADEPPRKRSKVVDSLLGNASW, encoded by the exons ATGTCACAGCCAGATCTGTCGCAATATAGCCTGAGTGAAGAAGTTCCTCTGCCACCAGCACAAGAGATCAGGCCCGGAGACACGTATCAGATAGACTCCGAGGAATACGATTCCGATCAAGAACGCGATAATTTGTCTGATGGAGAATATGATAAATtagttgaagaag CGGAGAATGGATACactgatgaagagatggatcAATATACCCGCCAGCTCAAAGAGAATGGCATCGTAAATTTCTTGAGAAGCTATCTAACGTTAACAGAGGACGGTGAGATGCGATCGCTTCGAAAATTGTTATTAGGTTTTGGTCTTGTTCCT CCGCTTTCTCTTCGGTCTCCCGAAATTCCCGATATTCAATTACTCCCCTTTGCCAAAGTTGCCCTTTCCAGAATTTTGCGCAGACGTGAACGTCTTCGAGACATCTCGTCTTTAGATGATGCTGTCTCCTTACTAGCCAAGTCTAAGAAGATCATTGTGCTCTCTGGGGCAGGAATCTCGACTTCTTGCGGTATACCCGACTTTCGTTCAAGTACCGGTCTGTACGCCCAGCTacaggaagagggaaaatATGAGCTGGACGACCCGCAACAGATGTTTGACATCAGATACTTTAGAGAAAAGCCAGAGGTTTTCTA CTCCTTCGCCAAGCAAATCTATCCCAGTAACTTTGTCCCCAGCCCTTGTCATAGATGGATCAAGATGTTAGAAGATCGAGGTGTT CTTTTGAGGAACTATACACAAAACATAGATACTTTAGAAAGCTTGGCAGGCGTGGAGAGAGTTTTGCAGTGTCACGGTTCCTTCAAGACTGCTTCTTGCCTT CGTTGTAAACAACGAGTGCCAGGTCGGACTATAGAACCGTACATAATGTCCCAGCAAATTCCGTACTGCGGCACTTGCCGTGAAATATGTGCTGCTGAGCGAGAGGCAAGAAGAGCCTATAGAGAAAAGTTGAAAAAGTTGAAAGCGAGGACTAAAGGGAAGGGTAAAGCGGATGAGTGGGATGAtggcgacgacgatgacgatgatgagagtgCAGATGaatggggaggaggtgaaCCCGGTATCATCAAG CCAGATATAACCTTTTTCGGCCAGGCACTCGATTCAGAGTTTGATGAATGTCTATTTAAAGATCGCGAAGAGGTGGACTTGCTTGTTGTTATAGGTACCAGTTTGAAGGTGGCGCCAGTGAGCGAAGTACTCA CACACATACCGCATTCTGTACCACAAATATTCATCAATCTCACTCCCGTGTACCATGTACAACCAGAC GTATCTCTCCTGGGCGATGCCGACAGCATAGTGACCTATCTTTCCAGTAGACTAGGCTGGCCGATCCCTCCTCCGACAGTACTTCCTACGCCACCGTCTGCCGTTGGCGAGGGCAAGAGTGAGGACACAGCTCCTGCAGGCCAAAAGGATGAAATCAAGGTCGAGCGCGCTACTCATGTGGTGATCCCCCCCGAAGAAGCACAGTGGCTCACCGTCGATGAAGA ACGCCATTTCCACCTTCTCCGCCGAAAAGGTGATCCCGCCATCCAGGCCGAGACCACCGTCGTCCCTCCAGTCgtcccatcctctccaaagcCCGAACATTCTCCCCAACCTCGACCTCAATACACCGACGACTCGGCCAAACAAccgtcttctccacctccggTCCCTATGCACGTAGGCGAGGCAGAGGAAGGCTACGTCtccgatgaagaagacgaagctGATGAACCGCCTAGAAAGCGATCAAAAGTGGTGGATAGCCTGCTTGGGAATGCAAGTTGGTGA
- a CDS encoding cytoplasm protein, putative has protein sequence MSKLPGVKHKVIGLVSGGKDSCFNLMHCVANGHEIVALATLTPEPGIDELDSHLYQSVGTHLLPLLAESMSLPLYTKVIRGKAISQGAEYGSRLRLGAGTGQKGDETEDLTCLLSDVLEAHPEATALSSGAILSTYQRLRIEHVCGRLGLTSLSFLWQSEQSRLLDRMLGSGVEAVIMKVAGVGLGVGVVGKQLGQIRPLLAKLEAQYGSHPAGEGGEYETLTLSTPLFSHRLKLVKTETVVTDPEPYTVAYLKVEEAVLEPKEGWVKPTVEELRGMLGLDEEGEEQVGVEGLDEEGKERLEELGEREMEDVRKEGGGVELVEWSAGGVGVGGGEVQFVKKKRWFTASVQGVSLSSEDVGQELEKCFKAISSKLQSENLSLPLHSTHITLLLSSMSLFLPANEKYKTYFGTSPPSRATVAVPLSSGRVRVEVIGFDDTPLPTPSSSDGEGRGSIGNRSALHVQGLSYWAPANIGPYSQAVLVASRLHLAGQIPLIPASLTLPLAPALPKSPYPHQATLALQHVGRIVQALKSRNATGGGWEGWVEGAVGWWAKSGDGESGEGVQVTRDAWRIWTRRNGGERAPIAFVQAKELPKGALVEYQVNLHTGRRDYTTQAAKEDEGDDEEELEPVYESGKGQGVWWESCHTSGKVQRGSRGLVFVKNVDAFASLSQHRESDRKLGCLLSKAVSIRVYHLAHLDPARLSSVVPSLGGVCTLVPVFSVHDRDGESVQVALEVFGE, from the exons ATGAGCAAACTCCCGGGGGTAAAGCATAAAGTCATTGGCCTCGTATCCGGCGGCAAAGACTCGTGTTTTAATCTCATGCACTGTGTCGCTAACGGCCATGAGATTGTTGCTCTTGCTACGTTAACCCCTGAGCCTGGCATCG ATGAGCTCGACTCGCACTTGTACCAATCTGTGGGGACCCATCTGCTCCCGCTCCTTGCCGAATCCATGTCCCTGCCCTTATACACCAAGGTCATCCGGGGGAAAGCCATCTCCCAAGGCGCCGAATACGGTTCCCGCCTCCGCCTGGGCGCGGGCACTGGCCAAAAAGGCGATGAGACCGAGGACCTCACATGCTTGTTGTCCGACGTTCTGGAGGCACACCCGGAAGCGACGGCGTTATCGTCCGGTGCGATCTTATCGACGTATCAGCGCTTACGGATCGAGCATGTCTGTGGCCGGCTGGGTCTCACGAGTTTGAGTTTCTTGTGGCAGAGTGAGCAGTCGCGTTTGCTTGATCGGATGCTGGGCAGCGGGGTGGAAGCTGTGATTATGAAAGTTGCCGGGGTGGGCTTGGGGGTCGGGGTGGTAGGCAAGCAGTTGGGGCAGATTAGGCCATTGTTGGCGAAGCTTGAGGCGCAGTACGGTTCACATCCGGCCGGAGAGGGGGGTGAGTATGAGACCCTCACGCTGTCGACCCCGCTATTCTCGCATCGGCTAAAGTTGGTCAAGACGGAGACGGTAGTGACGGATCCGGAACCGTATACTGTTGCGTACCTCaaagtggaagaggcggtATTGGAACCAAAGGAAGGGTGGGTGAAGCCTACAGTGGAGGAGTTGAGGGGGATGTTGGGgctggatgaggaaggggaagagcagGTGGGGGTGGAAGGCCTGGACgaggaggggaaagagagattggaagagttgggcgagagggagatggaagacgTACGGAAAGAGGGAGGCGGGGTGGAGCTGGTGGAATGGAGTGCAGGAGGCGTGGGCGTGGGCGGGGGAGAGGTGCAGTTtgtgaaaaagaagaggtggttCACCGCCAGCGTGCAAGGCGTTAGCCTCTCCTCTGAAGATGTAGGCCAAGAACTTGAAAAATGCTTCAAAGCTATTTCCT CCAAACTGCAATCGGAAaacctctccctccccctccacTCGACTCACAttaccctcctcctctcctccatgtctctcttcctccccgcGAACGAAAAGTACAAGACGTATTTCGGTACGAGCCCTCCCTCCCGCGCGACTGTTGCTGTGCCCCTTTCGTCTGGGAGGGTGCGCGTAGAGGTCATCGGGTTTGACGATACCCCTCTTCCCacgccatcttcttccgatGGCGAAGGGAGAGGTTCGATAGGAAATCGGTCAGCGCTCCACGTACAAGGATTGAGTTACTGGGCGCCGGCCAACATCGGCCCATACTCCCAAGCTGTCCTTGTCGCCTCCCGCCTTCATCTCGCCGGCCAAATCCCACTTATCCCCGCGTCCCTCACTCTGCCGCTCGCACCGGCCTTACCGAAATCGCCGTACCCGCATCAGGCGACGCTGGCGTTACAGCATGTAGGGAGGATAGTGCAAGCGCTGAAGAGTCGGAATGCGACAGGCGGTGGGTGGGAAGGGTGGGTGGAAGGTGCGGTGGGGTGGTGGGCGAAgagtggggatggggagagCGGGGAAGGGGTACAGGTTACGAGAGATGCATGGAGAATATGGACTCGGCGT aaTGGAGGGGAGCGTGCGCCGATAGCGTTTGTTCAGGCGAAAGAGTTGCCCAAGGGAGCGTTGGTAGAGTATCAAGTGAATTTGCATACCGGACGACGGGACTATACTACCCAGGCCgcgaaagaagatgaaggagatgatgaggaggagcttgagCCTGTGTACGAGAGTGGGAAGGGACAAGGGGTATGGTGGGAAAGCTGTCATACGAGTGGGAAAGTACAGCGAGGAAGTCGGGGCTTGGTTTTTGTGAAAA ATGTCGATGCATTCGCCAGCCTCTCCCAGCATAGAGAATCCGATCGCAAACTGGGGTGTTTACTCTCCAAAGCAGTGTCTATTCGCGTCTACCACCTGGCCCATCTCGATCCCGCTAGAC TTTCGTCGGTGGTACCGTCACTGGGCGGTGTCTGCACGCTGGTTCCTGTGTTCTCGGTGCATGACCGGGACGGGGAGAGCGTGCAAGTTGCGCTGGAGGTGTTTGGGGAGTAG
- a CDS encoding mitochondrion protein, putative, producing MSDSAGLYDISKPRFDLGTYGGRLAYFYSTTSPLTLLASSAKLQQAQRDVTRFESQIKENGKAGTWVTREQKAAYDHAKQLVNSSIHPDTGRPVPLPFRMSAFVPTNLIICAGMLMPNPSLKSIIFWQWANQTLNVAVNFSNANKSIEMTPQEIGTAYVAATFTSVVLAVSLTRLVPRLRVSPTTKDLLAKLVPFASVASAGVVNISCIRWKEMRDGVEVFKVTHDPVEGYEQKQDLGKSAKAGQMAVMQSAASRVLTNIPILIIPPMVMTLLTNKGAFSGPRGKLASSLTQLTLIGLSLGVFLPPAIAYFPQRASTSPAKLENRFKAYEGPIYFNKGL from the exons ATGAGCGACAGCGCTGGCCTCTACGACATCT CTAAACCTCGCTTCGACCTCGGCACCTACG GCGGTCGTCTCGCATACTTTTACTCTACAACCTCTCccctcaccctcctcgcctCGTCTGCAAAGCTCCAGCAAGCTCAGAGGGATGTCACCCGTTTCGAATCCCAGATCAAGGAGAATGGTAAAGCCGGGACGTGGGTGACCAGGGAACAAAAGGCGGCTTATGACCATGCCAAGCAGC TGGTCAATTCATCAATACACCCCGATACTGGCAGGCCAGTGCCCTTGCCTTTCAGGATGTCAGCCTTTGTACCTACCAACTTGAT AATATGC GCGGGTATGCTCATGCCCAACCCCAGTTTGAAGAGTATCATCTTCTGGCAATGGGCCAACCAGACTCTTAACGTTGCT GTCAACTTTAGCAACGCCAACAAGTCTATCGAGATGACCCCTCAGGAAATCGGCACTG CGTACGTCGCCGCCACATTCACCTCCGTCGTCCTCGCCGTCTCCCTCACCCGCCTCGTCCCCCGCCTCCGCGTCTCCCCCACCACCAAGGACCTCCTCGCCAAGCTCGTCCCCTTTGCCTCCGTCGCCAGCGCCGGTGTCGTCAATATCTCCTGTATCCGATGGAAAGAAATGCGCGACGGTGTGGAAGTGTTCAAGGTTACGCATGACCCTGTTGAGGGGTATGAGCAAAAGCAGGATTTGGGGAAAAGCGCAAAAGCTGGCCAGATGGCTGTCATGCAGAGTGCCGCCAGTAGAGTTCTCACCAACAT TCCCATACTTATCATCCCCCCAATGGTCATGACCCTCCTCACCAACAAGGGTGCATTCTCCGGCCCCCGTGGTAAACTCGCTTCGAGCCTCACCCAGCTCACCCTCATCGGTCTCTCCTTGGGCGTATTCCTGCCCCCGGCGATCGCCTACTTCCCCCAGAGGGCTTCTACGTCTCCCGCAAAGTTGGAGAATCGGTTCAAGGCGTATGAGGGACCTATTTACTTTAACAAGGGTCtttaa
- a CDS encoding expressed protein, which produces MPETPYIPLTTLAPIHEVHHLILREINPLHLLTLSKSIFNYLLPKLYHTLPIDSTNVKQILYGVTSPGGYKAQALSHVKRLEIGMNGRGDPLRAALHDLFELSSLPRPLFSRLEHIHFGHSLWEPYDGPGGMFEALLPSYIPPCHISFDLCLFPTEQVWSNRDDNLSRLRRLTNFLLVFFHEKSASHITFRVFHPSDCGKNSRPYREVDWDVQGESKVSADLYMLREWVVPRLLGRSEEDLREELENFFENGMEDRFKFLYDDTIAWDWKKKYVVSVREEKLEGQEISE; this is translated from the coding sequence ATGCCCGAGACTCCATATATCCCTCTAACGACACTTGCCCCGATCCACGAAGTCCACCATCTTATCCTCCGCGAAATTAatcccctccacctcctcacTCTCTCCAAATCCATATTCAACTACCTCCTCCCCAAACTATACCACACCCTTCCGATCGATAGTACCAACGTCAAACAAATTCTCTATGGCGTCACTTCTCCTGGTGGATACAAAGCCCAGGCATTAAGCCATGTGAAGAGGCTTGAGATAGGAATgaatgggagaggagatCCTCTGAGAGCGGCTTTACACGATCTGTTCGAACTTTCGAGCTTGCCAAGGCCACTTTTCTCCAGACTGGAACATATCCACTTTGGGCATTCTCTCTGGGAGCCATATGATGGTCCTGGGGGGATGTTCGaagctcttctcccatcgTATATCCCTCCATGCCATATCTCTTTCGatctctgcctcttccccaCAGAACAAGTATGGTCAAACAGGGACGATAACCTCAGTCGACTGAGACGACTCACGAATTTTTTATTGGTGTTTTTCCATGAGAAGAGTGCGAGTCATATCACTTTCAGGgtcttccatccatcagACTGCGGAAAGAATAGTCGACCATATAGGGAAGTGGACTGGGACGTACAGGGAGAGAGCAAGGTCTCGGCTGATTTGTACATGCTGAGAGAGTGGGTCGTACCCCGCTTGTTGGGTAGGAGCGAGGAAGACCTAAGAGAGGAGTTGGAAAATTTCTTTGAAAATGGAATGGAGGATAGGTTCAAGTTCTTGTATGACGACACCATTGCCTgggattggaagaagaaatacGTTGTAAGCGTACGAGAGGAGAAGTTGGAGGGGCAAGAGATATCTGAATAA
- a CDS encoding vacuole protein, putative, which yields MCCEADWKREVVPDHKFDFINVKEFHKGDIWTRIKYILRYVFLLKSVAVYALDIFTAVTMVSSDHWTNAITSKCDSDCVVDVQFKIAKWVFVGCIIFSFLLLGYETYKAKKVIDSRDISYAFTNLLANDYYSFRSYDNFCLFCQIESSSKKKDDLAFFIFFTFKGWKRLLLADGPRQSINAILLYSFAAANNFQTSDIPAYWDNSLVTALLLFSMIFTVLVFAGSLLLLIVAAVTYIPLLCYIQGNLKEYVCHKIDKRIAELIKKKQRQRIARAAAIDKKRAMAGGVAGASMGRRTSKDGSDLDDYGYGRTPQPTLPQVSLDDDDYQDDIKLRAKIKAEKAGMNFPSSTPGPNEYPPAPPAMGGEYGVYQDYGSSTNLVGNAAPLGISYPPSVVTPGPSGGPVPSHSNSMSSLPSLPSYSSVNVNAEIRQQQAPPPLPHSSSLRSINRYNPGGQGQPSGRLSPYDRHDQYDSYDSYTQDYFSHPLTVQPPLPSASQPQPQLYSTSSSSTSQPYTVSSYQLPSQPRVGNEQGSMMAGGYQGYIPSPTPGYTTRDQYLYDTGSSAYGGYGGR from the exons ATGTGCTGTGAGGCTGATTGGAAGCGAGAGGTCGTCCCCGACCACAAG TTCGATTTCATCAATGTGAAGGAATTCCACAAGGGCGACATATGGACGAGGATCAA GTACATCCTTCGATATGTTTTCCTGTTAAAATCGGTCGCGGTCTATGCTTTGGACATCTTTACTGCGGTAACTATGGTCTCTTCCGATCAC TGGACAAATGCCATCACCTCTAAATGCGACAGCGATTGTGTGGTGGATGTTCAGTTCAAGATTGCCAAATGGGTGTTTGTCGGGTGcatcatcttttccttccttctaCTTGGATACGAAACATACAAGGCGAAAAAAGTCATCGATTCTAGAGATATATCGTATGCTTTTACCAATTTGTTGGCGAATGACTATTATTCTTTCC GATCATATGACAATTTTTGTCTCTTTTGTCAAATTGAATCATCgtcaaagaaaaaggatgacctggcattcttcatctttttcacGTTCAAGG GCTGGAAACGGTTACTCCTTGCCGACGGGCCCCGTCAATCCATCAACGCTATCCTTCTCTACTCTTTCGCCGCCGCCAACAATTTCCAAACGTCAGACATCCCGGCTTACTGGGACAACTCTCTCGTCAccgccctccttctcttctccatgaTCTTCACCGTCCTCGTCTTTGCCggctctctcctcctcctcatcgtcgCTGCCGTCACCTACAttccccttctttgctACATCCAAGGCAATTTGAAAGAATACGTTTGTCACAAGATAGATAAACGGATAGCAGAgttgatcaagaagaagcagaggcagaggatTGCAAGAGCTGCTGCGATTGACAAGAAGCGGGCAATGGCTGGTGGTGTGGCCGGCGCAAGCATGGGGCGGAGGACATCAAAGGACGGATCTGATTTGGACGATTATGGGTATGGAAGAACGCCTCAGCCGACGTTACCCCAAGTCTCActcgatgacgatgattaTCAAGATGATATCAAGTTGCGAGCCAAGATCAAAGCTGAGAAAGCGGGCATGAatttcccttcttccaccccgGGCCCAAACGAGTACCCGCCCGCTCCCCCCGCTATGGGAGGAGAGTATGGAGTCTATCAGGACTACGGAAGTTCAACGAATTTGGTAGGCAACGCGGCTCCCTTGGGGATCTCCTACCCTCCCTCGGTGGTCACCCCGGGACCCAGCGGTGGTCCGGTCCCATCACATTCAAATTCAAtgtcttccttgccttctttaCCATCCTATTCTTCAGTGAACGTCAATGCCGAGATTCGACAACAGCAAGCACCACCGCCCTTACCCCATTCAAGCTCCTTACGGTCGATCAATAGGTATAACCCCGGTGGACAGGGTCAGCCCTCTGGTAGGCTGTCACCGTACGATCGGCATGATCAGTACGATTCGTATGATTCGTATACGCAAGACTATTTTTCGCATCCTCTGACTGtacaacctcctcttccatcagCATCCCAGCCCCAGCCCCAGTTATActctacttcttcttcttctacatCCCAACCCTACACCGTTAGCTCCTATCAGCTCCCGTCCCAGCCTCGGGTAGGAAATGAACAGGGAAGCATGATGGCCGGCGGGTATCAAGGATACATCCCCTCCCCCACGCCTGGGTATACGACTCGGGATCAGTACCTGTACGATACGGGTAGTAGTGCGTACGGAGGATATGGCGGCAGATAG